From the Saimiri boliviensis isolate mSaiBol1 chromosome X, mSaiBol1.pri, whole genome shotgun sequence genome, one window contains:
- the EIF1AX gene encoding eukaryotic translation initiation factor 1A, X-chromosomal, with amino-acid sequence MPKNKGKGGKNRRRGKNENESEKRELVFKEDGQEYAQVIKMLGNGRLEAMCFDGVKRLCHIRGKLRKKVWINTSDIILVGLRDYQDNKADVILKYNADEARSLKAYGELPEHAKINETDTFGPGDDDEIQFDDIGDDDEDIDDI; translated from the exons ATGCCCAAGAATAAAG gTAAAGGAGGTAAAAATAGACGTAGAGGTAAGAATGAGAATGAATCTGAAAAAAGAGAACTGGTGTTCAAAGAAGATGGTCAGG AGTATGCTCAGGTGATCAAAATGTTGGGAAATGGACGGCTAGAAGCAATGTGCTTCGATGGTGTAAAGAGGTTATGTCACATCAGaggaaaattgagaaaaaag GTTTGGATAAATACCTCCGACATAATATTGGTTGGTCTCCGAGACTACCAG GATAACAAAGctgatgtaattttaaaatacaatgcaGACGAAGCTAGAAGTCTGAAGGCATATGGCGAGCTTCCAGAGCATG CTAAAATCAATGAAACTGATACATTTGGTCCGGGAGATGATGATGAAATTCAATTTGATGACATTGGAGATGATGATGAAGACATTGATGAC aTCTAA